The Papaver somniferum cultivar HN1 chromosome 6, ASM357369v1, whole genome shotgun sequence genome segment aagatgaaaaataaaatgacttaGATATCTTAATATTGCAGGTGATAACAAGGGATGTTAACATGATAGATGCAGCGACAGTGGATCGCGTGATAGAACAAGAAACAGTTTCGCTGTTTGGAGAAAGTTTTGAAATACGTGAAGATGCTGCTCAAACTCTTGAAGATCTTCTGATGAAACCAGAAAAGGATTCAACCCATGGAGAAACACAACAAGATGCGGGACATCAACACGAATCTTCAAAAGAGCAGGCcatatcttcttcgtcgaagCCAGTCaccgaagaagaacaagaaggagatggtactgagttgacttCGAATACTATcaaggatatcaaggtggcagagcaggTGGAATCTGAAATGCAGAAAGCTACTTCATCGAAGTCATTCGCCGAGgaagaacaagaaggagatggtaTTGAGTTGACTCCGAATAAtatcgaggatatcaaggtggcagagaaGGTGGAATCTGAAATGCAGAAAGCTACTTCTTCGATGCCAGTCATCGAGgaagaacaagaaggagatggtgCTGAGTTGACTCCGAATACtatcgaggatatcaaggtggccgaGCGGGTcgaatctgaaatggagaaagATACTTCGTCGAAGATAAATATTGAGCAAGAAGACAATGAAACTCAATttgtaattgatgaagatgaaattcGGAAAATGGAATCCGAATACAataagaaaagttgttcgtcgTCAAAGCCAAATGTTGGAAGCGTATACTACTACTCAGCCGTAAAAATGGCGAAGGATTTACTTGAATTAGAAAATGAACAACCTGGATTTGATTTAGGACTGTCGCGGCGTGACAATCAAGAGAAAGGACAGGGAGAACTCACTGCTGAAcaaaggatgagtaacatggtTACAAGAATGCAGGATTACGACACCAGtgtgaaaaaaaaaaggttacagCTCGTAAGTGCAAGGAGAACAAGGAGGTGCAGGAAGTATAGGAGGTGAagttgaaaccagttgataacttgAAGATCTTGAAGGTACTCAACAGAAATGAGAAACCCGTTGTGACCATTTTTTCTGAAAGAACAATGAAAGATAAGTGGGAAATAACTGATGAAACcaagactggtttcatcaaaattttgttccaagttATACATTGTTTCTCCTTTTTTGATCCATCATTGActagttttttaaaaataaaattaacaggtcaATGACGTGGGAGCATTTTAATCTTCAATTACATATATCAGGGAAGAATATGGATAGTTTGATGAGAAAGGGTGACGTCGCAGGAGACATCATTGAGTTCTacattttgaagctgcaaaacaacatcaaaaaaaatgagttgaaacaagatggttctccaaagtaccagagagttgtgtttctaagcacatttgcctatgtaagtttatgataaaatatttttgtgtctgatataatctaaattgtatatattgttagtgctcgattttgtatttattttggttttttatgtctttgtaggtgtttttggaaaaataatattttgcggcgaaatcggctcgaaaagtgttttttgcgttcatgggaggacatttgctattcggaccctcactttggataagggataacctaattactaaggggcatcccatttccaggcatctgctaatcgcacccctactctggataaggggcaaccatcttaaacattcaaaaatcatgttttggcgggaaaaaaaatgcagttaaagagcagttttggcaatcgtgatttggaggagtttgaggtcgattaaacctcttattttcataggatagactccttatgggtctaggaatctgatatgggtgtttaaatcgattagattgggctcaatcgacggatttttctcacaataagaaaatatggaaagtcatgtgtgtgacctgttttagggaattttagagagattaaaacgctgtaaaccttcccaaagatttgtatctatctaaggaagagtttagaataaaacggaaagctcagaaacgcgtagaaatcctaaaacaggaaattgtcgcaacttggccgggAAGAGAAGGAaacagattttggaagatttgggagagatttaatcgatatttttgatataaatagatgtcttgggtcatatagaagaggtgtcgagagtttgggaacctaaggagagccagagaagaagaaatcagagctttaccaaactctgtttctgctgctgctgctgttgaagaagaagaacagctgaagaacattgaccctcggtagacagtcgcagaaaagtgtcactgtttaacagctgaagaacattaagctgttcatgGCAGTCTTATTTCAGGGCACTCTGAAATCAGCgaaaaagcaacagtttttctgtaacagttccattgtaacagttgttttgcaacaccaatacactgttgcaaacagtctgtgttattacttttccctcttttaatcatcttttgagcaacaaacacatattttgagatcatgattaatatgaggagctaaaccccaacactgggatgacggaggaagccatatttcatacgtgtggtaattatatttaattctttttatgactttttgcattaatttaatcgttttatgatttttcttaattagttgtgaagtcgtatgatgatgtatgcttggtctaagtgcttttgatgcatcatgctagtgatttacagttaatctttttaaaatctaccctagcaaagaattagagtcaataaacaagagctataattgtctaagaattgatttttgaaccacatggtatgaggtttggtggaatcctgagtctcagtaatctctggacattgtgacaaaccttgtgtatatattttctttatttttattgttttctattattaagtctgaaattgagtctacacaagtccaagttgaacgaactttatttaccacttaaaaaactacgtcaatttttggcgccgctgccggggacttatttttagggttttagatttattttatttttttttttattttttttatttttgtccttttttatgttttagggtatttatcttgtgtatacaggttttggatcataaagaaaattgagccaaggagtttggtgatttcataaagacttggaggtaaagattaaagcaaaaagaacagaaaagaagacaattttattttagacaattttagtttagggtttgtttattttattttattttaaaaaactacatcaatttttggcgccgctgacgcggatttgtatttagatatgttttaggtttaatttttattttttttgttcttttttacgcgttttggtatttttcgattcttttcagatt includes the following:
- the LOC113285933 gene encoding cilia- and flagella-associated protein 251-like, coding for MPVSDNENKVPVEVPVEENVGASSEANSYKSKYQFARALIEKLRTNATNVLSEEEESLLEKYDAEDREQQPVQSTYLRRKRKQTVVPIVPEAVWNREEDVEVITRDVNMIDAATVDRVIEQETVSLFGESFEIREDAAQTLEDLLMKPEKDSTHGETQQDAGHQHESSKEQAISSSSKPVTEEEQEGDGTELTSNTIKDIKVAEQVESEMQKATSSKSFAEEEQEGDGIELTPNNIEDIKVAEKVESEMQKATSSMPVIEEEQEGDGAELTPNTIEDIKVAERVESEMEKDTSSKINIEQEDNETQFVIDEDEIRKMESEYNKKSCSSSKPNVGSVYYYSAVKMAKDLLELENEQPGFDLGLSRRDNQEKGQGELTAEQRMSNMVTRMQDYDTSVKKKRLQLVSARRTRRCRKYRR